In Onthophagus taurus isolate NC chromosome 6, IU_Otau_3.0, whole genome shotgun sequence, a genomic segment contains:
- the LOC111428037 gene encoding E3 ubiquitin-protein ligase MARCHF3-like encodes MSVVSLKDDKEHNGIKTSIDAKQSPSVADGSYGVTNVQVESDKSRPATATFSASSIVCRICQTHSADEILISPCNCKGTLAYVHLPCLERWLNQVSRTYCELCMFRYNSIQTQRYGLCESLRIWIRHPRNRNHVQSDCVIAALLTTVTIGLIAVCIMGMQYFVLEAKKLGINQIWTKGFVSVFLCIILLGYVITLYLMIKDQFLPWYHWWKTTVDVKLLLNPSVTMIEKHSTNT; translated from the coding sequence ATGTCTGTCGTTAGTCTGAAAGACGACAAAGAACACAATGGTATCAAAACTTCGATTGATGCAAAACAAAGTCCGTCCGTGGCGGATGGTTCATATGGAGTAACAAATGTGCAAGTAGAATCTGATAAATCCAGACCAGCTACGGCAACATTTTCGGCCAGTTCGATCGTATGCAGGATATGTCAGACTCATTCCGCCGATGAGATCCTCATTTCACCATGCAACTGTAAAGGGACGTTAGCTTACGTTCATTTGCCATGTTTAGAAAGATGGTTGAACCAAGTAAGTAGGACATATTGCGAATTATGCATGTTTCGATACAATTCGATTCAAACCCAACGATACGGATTATGCGAGAGTTTAAGAATTTGGATTCGCCATCCTCGCAACAGAAATCACGTTCAATCGGATTGTGTCATCGCAGCACTTCTTACAACAGTCACAATCGGTCTTATAGCCGTTTGTATTATGGGAATGCAGTATTTTGTGCTTGAAGCGAAAAAATTGGGTATTAATCAGATCTGGACTAAGGGATTCGTGTCtgtatttttatgtatcattttaCTTGGATATGTTATCACCTTGTATTTAATGATCAAAGATCAATTTTTACCCTGGTACCATTGGTGGAAGACTACTGTTGatgtaaaattacttttaaatccTTCTGTAACAATGATTGAAAAGCATTCGACAAACACgtaa